From Mytilus edulis chromosome 9, xbMytEdul2.2, whole genome shotgun sequence, the proteins below share one genomic window:
- the LOC139487533 gene encoding elongator complex protein 6-like: MFLEINNLIDVKQTERLNGWFAGISESSVEGSFLVHHFLSHSLKTSTPVCFVALSQSFGHYNAISQKFGTNLSTQKETNKLVFVEGLKLLGNTCCKDCDKGDNPIDDKSVLTNLLQSISTSYMELKEKNGCSPTIIIDNISVLTILGFDTRDVITFCHYLHELIHEDIGEKGCLVLYASNGKQNGDDQMKILWNWMCHNCTVTMEVCGLATGYCKDVHGEIAVKHRHSLTKPGKERRMQYKLTDKNIVLFAAGMSSAVL; this comes from the exons atgtttctCGAAATTAATAATCTAATAGACGTTAAACAAACAGAAAGACTGAATGGTTGGTTTGCTGGGATATCGGAGTCATCAGTTGAAGGATCATTTCTAGTTCATCATTTTCTGTCACATTCTTTGAAGACGTCGACTCCtgtttgttttgttgcacttAGTCAGTCTTTTGGACATTATAATGCAATAAGTCAAAAGTTTGGCACAAATTTATCAACGCAAAAGGAAACAAATAAACTCGTATTTGTCGAAGGACTAAAACTTTTAGGGAATACATGTTGTAAAGATTGTGACAAGGGAGACAATCCAATAGATGACAAATCTGTTTTAACTAATTTGTTACAGTCCATCAGCACATCTTACATGGAACTTAAAGAGAAGAATGGTTGCTCACCAACTATCATCATAGACAACATATCTGTTCTTACAATTCTTGGTTTTGACACAAGAGATGTGATTACATTTTGCCATTATTTACATGAACTAATACACGAAGACATTGGTGAGAAAGGATGTCTTGTCCTCTATGCAAGCAATGGTAAACAGAACGGTGATGATCAAATGAAAATCTTATGGAACTGGATGTGTCATAACTGTACTGTCACCATGGAAGTGTGTGGACTAGCAACTGGTTACTGTAAGGATGTTCATGGAGAG ATTGCTGTTAAACACAGACATTCTCTAACAAAACCAGGAAAAGAAAGAAGAATGCAGTATAAACTGACagataaaaatattgtattgtttgCTGCAGGGATGTCATCAGCTgttctataa